A segment of the Nostoc sp. TCL26-01 genome:
CAGTATCAAAATCAGGATCGTAACAGTAATGATCGCTGGCTATGGCAAGTTCACTCTAACATTGAACAGACGATCCTTGTGCATAGTTTAAACGTAGAAATTCCCCTGACTGAAATCTATCGTCGCATTAATTTTTAACAAACTTAATCTTTCATTATTGCTATGAGTGAAATAGCTCAATCACTGCGGGCTTAGTTACTTTCCCCATGGCGTTGCGTGGTAATTCAGCAACTGTCAAAATGCGAGTGGGGATCTTATAAACTGCTAATTGCTCTTTTGCCCAACTCCTAAAAGATTCTAATGTCAATTGGCTCTGGGGTTTTAATACTAACGCTGCACACACTCGCTCACCCCACTCAGGATCGGCAATCCCAACCACTGCACATTCTTGAATATCTGGATGGGTTCTTAACACTTCTTCAATTTCCAAAGCGGAAACCTTATAGCCACCGGTTTTGATGATATCGACGCTCATCCGTCCGAGAATGCGGTAGTTATTGTTCTCGACTACAGCCATATCTCCTGTACAAAACCAGCCATCTCGAAAGGCTTTAGCGGTTGCTGGGGGGTTTTGCCAATATTCTAAAAACACTCCAGGGCTTTTGACTTGGATTTCTCCTGGTGTTTCTGGTGGGACTAAATCTCCGCTTTCATCAACTAATCTGACTTGTACTTGCGGTAAAGGCTGACCCACATAACCAGAGTATCGCTGACCGTGTAAAGGGTTGGATAGTGCCATGCCGATTTCCGTCATTCCATAGCGTTCTAGCAGAAAATGACCGCTAATACTCTGCCACTTTTCTAAAACTTGGACTGGTAAAGCGGCTGAACCAGAAACCATCAGTCGCATTTTGGCACACCCTGCCGTCATAGCTTGCTGGCGTGCTGGAGTAGCCTTTTCCCAAGCAGCAATTAATTTTACATAAATTGTTGGTACTGCCATAAATAGGGTTAAGTCACCATCACAAATCCGATTCCATACAACTTCGGCATCAAATTTGTGTAACATATGACACTTGGCTCCAGACCATAAAGCGCAGGTCAGGACATTGACAATTCCATGAATATGATGTAGGGGAAGTACGTGCAGAATGCGATCGCTCGATGTCCATTCCCAAGCAGTGACTAAGCTTGTCACTTGAGCTTGGATATTTTGGTGAGTTGTCACAACACCTTTGGGTTTGCCTGTTGTCCCGCTAGTGTAGAGAATTAATGCCCGTCTAGTGATATCTATTTCTGGAAGACGACTAATCTGATTTGAGAGAGGGTCTGAGGTGAGGATAAAGCGCAATTTTTTGGCAGTCGCAAGCGATTGCAGTATCTCCTCAAAGTGGGGATGAGCGATAATAATTGATGCGTCTGAGTTGGTAATTACATACTCTAATTCTGGTCTGGGGTGGGAAACACAAAGCGGTACGGCGATTCCGCCAGCTTGCCAAATCCCCCACAGAGTAGCTACATACTCAAACCCCGGTGGGATGAGAAAAGCAACTCGCGCCTCTTGTAAATCTTCTGCATCCTCTAACAGGCTTGTGGCAATTTGACTGGAAACATCAAGCAAGTCTTGATAAGTAAATGCTCCCGCATCTGTAGAAATTGCTACTTTCCCATTATTTGCTTGAACACGAGTAATTAAAGGGAAATTCACTTTTCTTTACCAATTTATCTTTGATTCAGTCTAGTTGATGAGGTGCGAAAATTACAACAAGGAATTGGAAAATCAAGAGAGTACACAAGAGAAGTCAGCATGACAGATGCACAGCGATTAGATGACGTTGAGGATGAATTAGAGACTGTTAAACAGGTGTTGCTATCAACGGCTAGATATGCAGAGTCGGCAAACCAAAGGATTGATAGGTTAATTGAACGCCAAGATTCAACGCAAAAACAGCTTGACAGTCTAGCTGTAACTGTTCAAGTTATGGGTGAAAGAGTTGATGCGTTTATCAGCAAGACAGATGCTTTTATTAGCAAGACAGATGCTTTTATTAGCAAGACAGATGCTTTTGTTAGCAAAACAGATGACTTCATTGAAACAACGCAAGCTAGAAATGCTGTGTTTGGGGAAGTGATTTTGCGGCTAGAAGAAAATCACGCTTCGACTAATGCTGCCATTGAAAGGCTAGAAAGAATTTTAGTGCGATTAATTCCCCCAAATGAATCTTAAACCCTCCTATAGTAATCCGGCTGACTCATATAGACGCTTGATCATCGCGGTAATTTTTGCCCCATAATTTAAATCTGCTGACCAACGGCCTGAGAGTTGGTCTATGACAGTGACAACGCCACGGGTGACAAAACGAAACCTGGGATCGACAACTTCGTTAACTAGGGGTTCTAAACTGGCGTAAGCTTTGAGGTGTTGGATATGCGCCCTGACACCGATTCTAGCGCTGGGAAAAGATGCAACTTCTGCACCGCCACCGATGGAACCTAAACCAGCAAAGTTGTTTTGTTCTGGTGTAATATCCCCACCAAAGCGTAAGAATCCGGTTTCTACACACATTTGGCAAAAGGCGATATCATAGTTCACTCCTTCTGCTTTGGCTTCTTCCTGATAGAGTTTTGGTAAATCAGGAAATTGAGTTATGGCATTTTCGTTATTATTTCTTAAAAATATTTGTAATTGTACTTCTGAGGTGTTGCCATTGGACATAATGCGATCAAATTGACCAGGGCAAACTACTAAATTAGAACGTAGGCTGACAGTGCGAGTTGCAGTATCCCAGGTGACTGCTACGTTAAAATCTCGCAATTCCACAGCTTTGACATATACTATTTTGCGATAAGTAAGGCGATTGACATTGGGCGCTTTCGACAAATCAATCCGTAGGCGATCAACTAAATCAATGGGAATATAAGCGTTACCATTAACTAAAATCCCTTGCTCTGCGTAATTTTGTCCATTGATATTGATATTGATGGCATCATAATTGGGATCAGATGGCGTTCCTGGCGTAGGGTCGATAACTCGACTCCATGATGCCAAACCATCAGCAATCCCCAAAGCAAAATCTCGGCGGCGATTTTGCAACAAAGCCCGATCCTCTGGACTGCTGAGAAAACCGACTTGGATTAACAAAGAAGCGATCGCAATTTGCCGACAAAAGGCTAATCTACCCAATCCACTATCTGTATCTGGCTTAACTCCTCGATTCGGTAGTTGGGGTACACGGCGTAACAATCCTACCAATAGCAAATCACCATTGCTCTTACGCTCATTATTACCAGCAATATAAAAAACACTAGCCCCACGCACCACCGGACTGCTAGCCGAATCAGCATGAACCTCAAGCGCTACATCACCCCGACGACCACGAGCATTAATCCAAGCAATTGTCCCAGATGCACTCAAATCATCGGGAACCGCTAAAACTTCAAAATTCCGCGATCGCAATTCTGTGACAATCAAATCCCGTAGTAAAATCATCTCTCTAGCTTCTGTCGTACCACCTGCGATCGAGCCTGGATCTACACCCCCTGCTTCTTGACCTCCGTGGGCTGCCGAAATAAAAATACGCCCCATCTCCCGTATTTCCTCTGATAAAATTAAGCCTAAGCCATTCTATGCAATATTTCTGGTCTAGCAACAAGAATATAATAGCTGTCAGAGAGTGATGAGTGCTGAGTAGAGAGTGCTGAGTAGAGAGTGAGGGAGTGAGGGAGTGAGGGAGTGAGGGAGCGAGGGAGCGAGAGAATGACTATTGACTATTGACCATTGACTAATGACTAATGACCATTGACCATTGACCATTGACTAATATGCAAATACCTCGTTTACACCCAGACACAATTGAAGAAGTGAAAAATCGAGTTGACATTGTTGATGTCGTCTCGGAATATGTGGTGTTACGCAAGCGGGGTAAGGATTTTGTCGGGGCTTGTCCTTTTCATGATGAGAAAACACCCAGTTTTACAGTTAGTCCGCATAAGCAAATATATTTCTGTTTCGGCTGTCAGGCTGGGGGGAATGCGATTAAGTTTTTGATGGAATTGGGTAAGCGATCGTTTGCAGAGGTGGTGTTAGATTTAGCACGGCGTTATCAAGTTCCTGTGCAAACTTTAGCACCAGAACAACGGCAAGAATTACAACGTCAGTTGTCTTTACGGGAACAGTTGTATGAAGTTCTCGCAGCGACGGCAAATTTTTATCAGCACGCACTGAAACAGTCCCAAGGTCAAAAAGCGCTTCAGTATCTACGTAGTGATCGCCGACTCAATGCAGCGACAATTCATCAATTCGGGTTGGGTTATGCGCCTGTAGGTTGGGAAACTCTGCATCGTTATTTGGTGGAAGATAAACATTATCCGGTACA
Coding sequences within it:
- a CDS encoding acyl-CoA synthetase, yielding MNFPLITRVQANNGKVAISTDAGAFTYQDLLDVSSQIATSLLEDAEDLQEARVAFLIPPGFEYVATLWGIWQAGGIAVPLCVSHPRPELEYVITNSDASIIIAHPHFEEILQSLATAKKLRFILTSDPLSNQISRLPEIDITRRALILYTSGTTGKPKGVVTTHQNIQAQVTSLVTAWEWTSSDRILHVLPLHHIHGIVNVLTCALWSGAKCHMLHKFDAEVVWNRICDGDLTLFMAVPTIYVKLIAAWEKATPARQQAMTAGCAKMRLMVSGSAALPVQVLEKWQSISGHFLLERYGMTEIGMALSNPLHGQRYSGYVGQPLPQVQVRLVDESGDLVPPETPGEIQVKSPGVFLEYWQNPPATAKAFRDGWFCTGDMAVVENNNYRILGRMSVDIIKTGGYKVSALEIEEVLRTHPDIQECAVVGIADPEWGERVCAALVLKPQSQLTLESFRSWAKEQLAVYKIPTRILTVAELPRNAMGKVTKPAVIELFHS
- a CDS encoding N-acetylmuramoyl-L-alanine amidase, which codes for MGRIFISAAHGGQEAGGVDPGSIAGGTTEAREMILLRDLIVTELRSRNFEVLAVPDDLSASGTIAWINARGRRGDVALEVHADSASSPVVRGASVFYIAGNNERKSNGDLLLVGLLRRVPQLPNRGVKPDTDSGLGRLAFCRQIAIASLLIQVGFLSSPEDRALLQNRRRDFALGIADGLASWSRVIDPTPGTPSDPNYDAINININGQNYAEQGILVNGNAYIPIDLVDRLRIDLSKAPNVNRLTYRKIVYVKAVELRDFNVAVTWDTATRTVSLRSNLVVCPGQFDRIMSNGNTSEVQLQIFLRNNNENAITQFPDLPKLYQEEAKAEGVNYDIAFCQMCVETGFLRFGGDITPEQNNFAGLGSIGGGAEVASFPSARIGVRAHIQHLKAYASLEPLVNEVVDPRFRFVTRGVVTVIDQLSGRWSADLNYGAKITAMIKRLYESAGLL